The Gordonia iterans DNA window ACGAAGAGCACCAGCATCATCAGCGGCACCATCGTCGTCGTCGCTCCGTCGGAGAACCGCCGTCCGGGCCTCGCCCTTCTGGACCACCACTGCACCGCCCAGGCCAGCAGCAGAGGAACGACGATCAGCGCCGCGAAGGCCTCCACGAACGGCCGGACGTCAACCGCCTCGGCGAGTTCCGGCCCGAGGAATGCCCACAGATAGAACGGCAACAACGCCATCTGCAGGATCAGGAGCACCGGGGTCGCCGCCAGCAGCTTCCGGCCGTCGCCGCCGGCGAGTCCGCTGAACACGATGACGTAATCGACGCACGGACACAGCAGCACCAACAGCACCCCGACCTGGACCGCGCGATCGGGCGGCAGCAACGGAAACAACAGGGCGACGACCAGCGGAACCACCACGAAGTTCACCAGCACGACCGCTCCGAGGAAGCGGCCGTTCCGGAGTGCACTGGCAAGCTCGGCGACCGGGACCTGGAGAAAGGTGACGAAGAGGAGCAGCCCGAGCAGCGGAGTGATCAACCAGCTCAGAGTTGAGAACACGTGCGGCGCAATCACTCCCGCAACCACTGCTGCGGCGATTGCGCAGAGGTAGCACGCCACTTGGTGCCGCTCGGCGGCTGCGACGAGCCGCTGAGGTCTCGGCTCCGGTCCCGTCACCCGAACCACGGTAGTCCACGAGTCTCCCGAATCGGTCGCCCCACCGCACGGCCGCAGCGCGACCTGTGCCGTGCCGAACGGCCGGACCGCGTCAACGCACTGTGATCGTCGTCGCCGCGTGCCAGAATTCCTGGCATGTGCTTCAGTGCGACAGCGAGTTTCGTAGGCGCCGGCGTGATCGGAGCGGCCGGCGTGGCCACCCTCGCCCTGGTGCGGGACAAACACCAATTGCCTTTCGCCGCACTGCCCTTGCTGTTCGCCATCCACCAAGCGCTGGAAGGATGGACCTGGCTCGAGCTCGACGGCGCCGCCGACGCGCACCTCACCGGCCCCGGCGTGCACATGTGGGTGCTCTTCGCCTGGGCGATACTGCCGATCTACGTGCCCTGGGCGGTCTGGCTGATGGAGAAGGACCCCCGGCGCCGCACCTGGCTGAACGTCCCCATGGTGGTCGGCGGGCTGCTGGCGGTCTTCATGCTCTATCTTTCGGTGCAACCCGAGATCGGTGTGCAGGTGATCGCCCGCAACCTGGCCTACGAACTCGGCGTGCCGTTCAGCGGGGCGTGGCTCGCGGTTCCGTATGTGTTCGCCACGTGCTTCGCGCCGATGATGAGCTCCTATCGCTGGGTCATCGCCCTCGGCGTCGGCAACCTGATCGCGATGACGATCGCCGCCGTCATCAAAGCCGCGGACTATTCGTCGATCTGGTGCACCCTGGCGGCGTTCCTGAGCCTGATCGTCTTCGGCCACTACCTCTCCCAGTACACCGGCCGATTCGTCGGCCGCCCGGTCGGCTCCGGCAGTCCGGCCGCACAGCCGGGTTGATCTCCGCTGCCCGGTTCCCGGGCATGGTCGAGGGGCTCAGCCGACGTACGCGGTCAGATGCTCGCCGGTCACCGTCGACCGTGCGGCGACCAGATCGCGCGGAGTGCCCTCGAACACCACGCGCCCGCCGTCCTGTCCGGCGCCCGGTCCCAGGTCGATGATCCAGTCGGCGTGCGCCATGACCGCTTGGTGATGCTCGATGACGATCACCGACTTGCCCGCGTCGACCAGCCGGTCGAGCATGCCGAGCAACTGGTCGACGTCGGCCAGGTGCAGACCGGTGGTCGGCTCGTCCAGGACGTAGACCTCGGCCTTGTCGGCCATCGCGCTCGCGAGCTTCAACCGCTGCCGCTCGCCGCCGGACAGTGTGGTGAGGGGTTGGCCGAGGGTCAGATAGCCCAGGCCGACGTCGGCGAGCCGCCCGAGGATCTTGGCCGCCGCGGGGGTACGTGCGGGACCCTCGGCGAAATGCTCACCCGCCTCGTCGACCGACATGCTCAGCACCTCGCTGATGTCCTTGCCGCCCAGGCGGTACTCCAGCACGTCGGCCGAGAAGCGCTTGCCGCCGCAATCCTCGCACGGCGTGGCGACCCCTGCCATCGTCACCAGATCCGTGTAGATCACCCCGTTCCCCTTGCACGACGGGCACGCGCCCGCCGAATTGGCGCTGAACAACGCGGGTTTGACGCCATTCTCCTTGGCGAATGCCTTGCGCACCGGGTCCAGCAGCCCGGTGTACGTGGCGGGGTTGCTGCGCCGTGAACCGCGGATGGCGCCCTGGTCGATGGCCACCACCTCGTCGCGCCCCGCGATCGATCCGTGGATCAGCGAGCTCTTGCCCGACCCGGCCACCCCGGTCACCGCCACCAGCACCCCGAGCGGCACGTCGACGTCGACGTTCTGCAGGTTGTTCGACGATGCGCCCCGGACTTCGAGCACGCCGGACGGCGCGCGCACCTGCTCCTTGAGGACGGCCCGGTCGTGCAGGTGCCGGCCGGTGAGGGTGTCGGCCCGCTCCAGGCCGGCGACGTCGCCCTCGTAGCAGATCTCGCCGCCGTGGCTGCCGGCCCGCGGCCCGAGGTCCACGACGTGGTCGGCGATGGCGATCACCTCGGGCTTGTGCTCCACCACCAGCACCGTGTTCCCCTTGTCCCGGAG harbors:
- a CDS encoding bile acid:sodium symporter gives rise to the protein MVRVTGPEPRPQRLVAAAERHQVACYLCAIAAAVVAGVIAPHVFSTLSWLITPLLGLLLFVTFLQVPVAELASALRNGRFLGAVVLVNFVVVPLVVALLFPLLPPDRAVQVGVLLVLLCPCVDYVIVFSGLAGGDGRKLLAATPVLLILQMALLPFYLWAFLGPELAEAVDVRPFVEAFAALIVVPLLLAWAVQWWSRRARPGRRFSDGATTTMVPLMMLVLFVVAASQVPQLDGRLSRFGAVAGVYAAFAAVMVPLGIAVGRALGLGTPERRAVLFSGVTRNALVVLPLALALPAALAATAAAVVVLQTLVELVTMVLLVRLVPWLVPHTASCLDIRTLR
- a CDS encoding DUF6629 family protein, producing MCFSATASFVGAGVIGAAGVATLALVRDKHQLPFAALPLLFAIHQALEGWTWLELDGAADAHLTGPGVHMWVLFAWAILPIYVPWAVWLMEKDPRRRTWLNVPMVVGGLLAVFMLYLSVQPEIGVQVIARNLAYELGVPFSGAWLAVPYVFATCFAPMMSSYRWVIALGVGNLIAMTIAAVIKAADYSSIWCTLAAFLSLIVFGHYLSQYTGRFVGRPVGSGSPAAQPG